Below is a window of Mucilaginibacter sp. PAMC 26640 DNA.
GCACCGATGCCAGCGGACTGCGCAGGTCATGCGCAATGATTGAGAAGAGCTTAACTTTTTCTGCATTTAAGAGTTCAAGGGCCAGTGTTTTTTCATCTGCAAGGTTTTTTTGTTTGGTATAGCTCCTGCGGATGGCGGCCGTGCCTGTATAAATCAATATAAGTGTTATGATGTAGGAAACCAAATTGTCTGCAAACTGCTCTGTGCGGCTGGCGTAGTGCTGCCTGATGATATCAGGGTTAAAATATTCTGACGCGGTAAGACTAACAACAACCAATAGATTAATACCCAGCAAAAAAGGCCAAAGCCTTTTTTTTGAAACCGACATCAGTATAAAAAGGGAAGCTGCAAAAAGTAGCAGGGTAGCACCCGTGATACCATCATTATAGTAGTAGCCTATACTTTTAATCAGGTTAACCTCGATAGCCGAAAGAATAACGGCTAGTTGCAGTTTGTTTTTTACGCGGCTCAAGTAAAAAAGATAGCCCTGGATACCTAGAACCAAAAATGCCAGGCCTGCCGATACATTAAGGTGTATAGTTAAGTTAAAAAAAAACTCAAAAAAGAGAATCAGCAGAACGAAGAATGAAAAGGTGTGGAATATTCTGCTTTCAAGGGAGAATTGGTCGGGATCACCTATCAGGAAGTTTCTATATTTTTTAAATTGAACTGTAAAACTATGGAGCATCAGGGATAAAAATTATCCAAATTTATATAAACAAACTGAATTTGAGGGGGGCGCAAACCACAAAATAAATATTAAGATATTGTATTTCAGAATTTAAAACATTTCCTTACCTTTGCCATCCCTGAAAGGAGGTATTTGGGATTATGATCATTATTAACGTAAAAGACGGAGAATCATTGGATAAAGCTTTAAAACGCTTTAAGAAGAAATTTGAGAAAACAGGTGTTTTGAGAGAACTGCGCAGTCGCCAGGCTTTCGAGAAAAAATCCATCACCCGTAGGCACGAAATTAAACATGCCATCTACAAACAGAATATGAATTTAGAAACCGTTTAATTTTTTCTCCGGAAAGAATTTTACGAATTTTCTTGTCACTATAAAAAAACTATTTGTACATTCAATCTCTTGGGTGTTCAAATAGTTTTTATGTTTTTAGGGAAATTTATACAGTACATACAATACGAGAAAAGGTACTCACCACATACTGTATCTGCCTACCAGTCGGATCTGGAGCAATTTCTCACATTTTTAAATCCGCCCCACGCCGCGCCGGCCGTTACCCACCCTTCTGAAATAACCCATCACGACATCCGTAGCTGGATGGTGAGTGATGAAAAACTTGCACCGAGATCTGTCAACCGCAAGTTAGCTACGCTGCGCAAATACTTTAAATTTTTATTACAGGAAGGGGATATCCAAATTAATCCCACCTCACGCCTTACCGCCCTTAAGGCACCTAAGAATCTGCCTACTGTAGTAGAGAGCCAAAAGCTAACAGCTATGCTGGATGGCCGTATGGATAAAACCGATGAACCGGTTTTTGCAGATAATTTTGAAGGCATCCGCGATAAAACAGTTATTGAGATGCTTTTTGGCACAGGTATGCGCCTTGCCGAAATTATTGGATTAAAAGAAACTGATGTGGATTTTTACGAAAAGACCATTAAAGTTTTAGGTAAGCGCAACAAGCAGAGGATTATACCGCTAAATAACGAGCTCGTACTACTGCTGAAGGATTACCTGGAGGCTAAGAAATGTGAGAATTTTCATAACAATTCCTTAACCTTGATCGTTACAAGTAAAGGAGCAGACGGATATCCGAAGCTGGTTTATTTAATAGTGCAGAAATACTTATCAAACATATCAACTCAGGAAAAAAGGAGCCCTCACGTGCTTCGGCATACCTTCGCAACAAGTTTATTAAACAATGGCGCTGA
It encodes the following:
- a CDS encoding 30S ribosomal protein S21; its protein translation is MIIINVKDGESLDKALKRFKKKFEKTGVLRELRSRQAFEKKSITRRHEIKHAIYKQNMNLETV
- a CDS encoding integrase — translated: MFLGKFIQYIQYEKRYSPHTVSAYQSDLEQFLTFLNPPHAAPAVTHPSEITHHDIRSWMVSDEKLAPRSVNRKLATLRKYFKFLLQEGDIQINPTSRLTALKAPKNLPTVVESQKLTAMLDGRMDKTDEPVFADNFEGIRDKTVIEMLFGTGMRLAEIIGLKETDVDFYEKTIKVLGKRNKQRIIPLNNELVLLLKDYLEAKKCENFHNNSLTLIVTSKGADGYPKLVYLIVQKYLSNISTQEKRSPHVLRHTFATSLLNNGADLNAIKELLGHANLSATQIYTHNSVERLKSIYKQAHPKG